The following proteins are co-located in the Billgrantia tianxiuensis genome:
- a CDS encoding pirin family protein — protein MKKIHGIYGAPRGHWVGDGFPVRSLFSYDRLGADHLSPFLLLDHAGPHDFAPASRPRGVGAHPHRGFETVTLVYKGELEHRDSTGSGGRIGEGDVQWMTAGAGIIHEEFHSGNFTQQGGTLEMVQLWVNLPAKHKSAPAAYQTLLDADIPRVALPQRAGELRVIAGEYRGHRGPAHTFTPIEVWDLRLEPGTETTLRVPEGHTTLLVVLEGTVQVNGDAVVREEAVVAFQRQGDEIRLEANSDAKLLLLGGEPIAEPVVGYGPFVMNSEAEIHQAFAEFQAGKFGRLEG, from the coding sequence ATGAAGAAGATCCACGGCATCTATGGCGCCCCCCGCGGCCACTGGGTCGGCGACGGCTTCCCCGTCCGCTCCCTGTTCTCTTATGACCGCCTGGGCGCCGATCACCTCAGCCCCTTCCTGCTGCTCGACCATGCCGGTCCCCACGACTTCGCCCCGGCAAGCCGCCCCCGCGGCGTCGGTGCACACCCACACCGTGGCTTCGAGACCGTGACCCTGGTCTACAAGGGCGAGCTGGAACATCGCGACTCCACCGGCAGCGGCGGGCGTATCGGCGAAGGGGACGTCCAGTGGATGACCGCCGGGGCAGGCATCATTCACGAGGAGTTTCATTCCGGCAACTTCACGCAGCAGGGCGGCACCCTGGAAATGGTGCAGCTGTGGGTCAATCTGCCGGCCAAGCACAAGTCGGCGCCGGCGGCCTACCAGACGCTGCTCGATGCCGATATCCCGCGGGTCGCGCTTCCGCAGCGGGCCGGGGAGCTGCGGGTGATTGCCGGTGAGTATCGCGGGCACCGAGGCCCGGCTCATACCTTCACCCCGATCGAGGTCTGGGACCTGCGGCTTGAACCGGGTACCGAGACCACCCTGAGAGTTCCCGAAGGCCACACCACGCTGCTGGTGGTGCTCGAAGGGACCGTGCAGGTCAACGGCGACGCTGTCGTCCGTGAAGAAGCCGTGGTGGCCTTCCAGCGCCAGGGCGACGAGATACGTCTCGAGGCCAACAGCGACGCCAAGCTGCTGCTGCTTGGCGGAGAGCCGATCGCCGAGCCGGTGGTGGGCTACGGTCCCTTCGTGATGAACAGCGAGGCGGAAATTCACCAGGCCTTTGCCGAATTCCAGGCCGGCAAGTTCGGCCGCCTGGAGGGCTAG